A section of the Anabaena cylindrica PCC 7122 genome encodes:
- a CDS encoding NAD(P)-binding protein, protein MSKIPNQKKIAILGGGMASLTTAIELTNQPDWQEKYDITLYQMGWRLGGKGASGRNINAQNRIEEHGLHIFMGSYENTFKVMRQCYEELGRSPKMPLATWQDAFKPHNFIVVPEYINKQWIPWPFDFPVNDSLPGEGNEVPSIWGHMCLLIEFMVNQFQSSSYSLNTLVNDEEPCPQINEIPTWLTSLLKEMEIEWDTRILPSEISFLYIAQKLVQKIPQEPSQHQAVQHQALLWLLEKFKNWLFESFEEIIETHHKFRRLWIIVDLAYTIVRGVIIDGLLFNGLDVIDNYDIQEWLAKHGATKHSINSPLVRGLYDLVFGYENGNVERPNLAAGIGLRFSLRMQLSYKGAFFWKMQAGMGDTIFAPLYEVLKQRGVKFKFFHRVKNLELDENQNAIAKIQISRQVTLQNDVYNPLISVKDLPCWPSTPLYDQIVEGEELKAKNINLESAWTHWTDVEEITLSAGEDFDLVVLGISLGALKHICPELIQARQEWQEMVEKVKTVQTQALQIWLKPDLKNLGWIMPSPVVDAYAHPFNTWADMSHLNIQESWHSEHFPGSIAYFCGPLADTEKITHFADHEFPDKEMNRVKEEAINWFKENIPILWPKITSVQNSQEIDWNLLLDPKEGNGLERFDSQFWRANIEPSERYVLSLKGTTQYRLKPDQSGFENLYLAGDWTRNGINIGSIEATVTSGMLASRAISGYPQKIAGESDI, encoded by the coding sequence ATGTCAAAAATTCCAAATCAAAAAAAAATCGCTATTTTGGGAGGTGGTATGGCTTCCCTAACTACAGCAATTGAGTTAACAAATCAACCAGACTGGCAAGAAAAATATGATATTACCCTTTATCAAATGGGATGGCGGCTGGGTGGAAAAGGGGCAAGTGGACGCAATATAAATGCCCAAAATCGAATTGAAGAACATGGCTTACACATCTTCATGGGATCTTACGAAAATACATTTAAAGTTATGCGTCAATGCTATGAAGAATTAGGGCGAAGTCCTAAAATGCCACTGGCCACATGGCAAGATGCTTTTAAACCACACAACTTCATAGTTGTCCCAGAATATATTAATAAACAGTGGATTCCCTGGCCATTTGATTTTCCAGTCAATGATTCATTGCCTGGGGAAGGAAACGAAGTACCTTCTATTTGGGGACATATGTGTTTGCTCATAGAGTTTATGGTCAATCAATTCCAAAGTTCATCTTATTCACTCAATACTTTGGTGAATGATGAAGAACCATGTCCTCAAATAAACGAAATTCCAACCTGGTTAACATCTTTATTAAAAGAGATGGAAATTGAGTGGGATACTCGCATTTTACCTAGTGAAATTTCCTTCCTGTATATTGCCCAGAAGCTAGTTCAGAAAATACCTCAAGAGCCTTCTCAGCACCAAGCAGTACAACACCAAGCTCTACTTTGGTTGCTAGAAAAGTTTAAAAATTGGCTTTTTGAGAGTTTTGAAGAAATAATAGAGACACACCACAAATTTCGTCGGCTTTGGATAATTGTAGATTTGGCTTACACAATAGTGCGTGGTGTAATTATTGATGGTCTTTTATTTAATGGTTTAGATGTAATTGATAACTATGATATTCAAGAGTGGTTAGCCAAACATGGTGCTACTAAACACAGTATCAATTCGCCATTAGTTCGGGGTCTTTATGATCTGGTTTTTGGTTACGAGAATGGTAACGTAGAACGCCCAAATTTAGCCGCAGGAATCGGATTGCGGTTCTCTCTTCGTATGCAACTTTCCTACAAAGGTGCATTTTTTTGGAAAATGCAAGCGGGAATGGGGGATACAATTTTTGCCCCACTTTACGAAGTTCTCAAACAGCGCGGGGTGAAATTTAAATTTTTCCATCGCGTCAAAAATTTAGAGCTTGACGAGAATCAGAATGCGATCGCTAAAATTCAGATTAGTCGCCAAGTCACACTGCAAAATGATGTATACAACCCTCTTATTAGCGTTAAAGATTTACCCTGCTGGCCTAGCACTCCTCTTTACGACCAAATAGTAGAAGGGGAAGAACTCAAAGCCAAGAACATTAATCTAGAATCTGCCTGGACACATTGGACGGACGTTGAGGAAATCACCCTCAGTGCGGGAGAAGATTTTGATTTAGTAGTACTAGGTATTTCCCTAGGAGCATTAAAACATATCTGCCCAGAACTAATCCAAGCTCGTCAAGAATGGCAGGAGATGGTAGAAAAAGTTAAGACTGTACAAACTCAAGCACTTCAAATTTGGTTAAAGCCAGATTTAAAGAATTTAGGTTGGATAATGCCTAGTCCTGTAGTCGATGCTTATGCACATCCTTTTAATACTTGGGCTGATATGAGTCACCTCAATATCCAAGAAAGCTGGCATTCAGAGCATTTTCCGGGTAGTATCGCTTATTTTTGTGGGCCATTAGCAGATACTGAAAAAATTACCCACTTTGCAGACCATGAGTTTCCAGATAAAGAAATGAATCGAGTTAAAGAGGAAGCAATTAACTGGTTTAAGGAAAATATTCCTATCTTGTGGCCAAAAATTACTTCAGTTCAAAATTCCCAAGAAATTGACTGGAATCTACTTTTAGATCCCAAGGAAGGTAATGGCCTAGAACGATTTGATTCTCAATTTTGGCGGGCAAATATTGAGCCGTCAGAACGTTATGTTTTATCGCTCAAAGGAACTACTCAATATCGTTTAAAACCAGATCAATCAGGTTTTGAAAATCTTTATTTAGCTGGTGATTGGACTCGTAATGGTATTAATATTGGGAGTATTGAAGCAACAGTCACCTCTGGAATGCTGGCATCTAGAGCAATTTCGGGTTATCCACAAAAAATAGCGGGCGAATCAGATATTTAG
- a CDS encoding phytoene/squalene synthase family protein: MLTFYLLQEQKKYIEEYMNKVSRSFALVTPCLEEPLDAFMSIAYLIFRVADNIEDCQKPFEWQRCRFNEFKRLLKEPNVAPDILSNWSFDDWWGLNTDQKELMTLEHGLMLWKIYALVPDSVREIIARWAEAMVEGIEKILDDQQKPLMVTRNGVRILAEENDYSSYCYFAAGTVGLMGTELAIDHYQFNTDTAKGLLSHSQTCGQALQKTNIVKDFPEDLANGICYLPDVWIQEADNLPLLLKGAPKKWTQKILGNVMTEINNSVSYVIDIPYEAVGYRLASLMCLLPAYQTLLSAAEQHDKLFTPEHSVKISRSCFSKCMEDAKFMVRDNNALLDYSQKLQTLVEVAFT, translated from the coding sequence ATGCTAACGTTTTATCTTTTACAAGAGCAGAAAAAGTATATAGAAGAATACATGAATAAGGTTTCTCGCTCTTTTGCTTTAGTAACTCCCTGCCTAGAAGAACCTTTAGATGCTTTCATGTCCATTGCTTATTTGATTTTTCGTGTTGCTGATAACATTGAAGACTGCCAAAAACCATTTGAATGGCAGCGATGTCGTTTTAACGAGTTTAAGCGACTCTTGAAAGAACCAAATGTAGCTCCAGATATTTTGTCAAATTGGTCGTTTGATGATTGGTGGGGACTCAATACCGATCAAAAAGAATTAATGACTTTAGAACATGGACTAATGTTATGGAAAATTTATGCACTCGTACCAGATAGCGTTAGAGAGATAATAGCCCGCTGGGCTGAGGCTATGGTTGAGGGTATAGAAAAAATATTAGATGACCAACAAAAACCTCTGATGGTTACACGTAATGGTGTGCGGATCTTAGCTGAAGAAAATGATTACAGTTCCTACTGTTACTTTGCCGCTGGTACTGTTGGACTCATGGGTACAGAGTTAGCTATAGACCATTACCAATTCAATACAGATACTGCCAAAGGTCTATTATCACATAGTCAAACCTGCGGTCAAGCCCTGCAAAAAACCAACATAGTTAAAGATTTTCCTGAAGATTTGGCGAATGGCATATGCTATTTGCCAGACGTATGGATACAAGAAGCCGATAACTTGCCATTATTGCTAAAAGGCGCACCAAAAAAGTGGACGCAAAAGATTTTAGGCAATGTCATGACCGAGATCAATAATTCTGTCTCCTACGTAATAGATATACCATATGAAGCTGTAGGTTATCGACTAGCCAGCTTAATGTGCTTACTTCCTGCCTATCAAACACTACTCTCAGCAGCAGAACAGCACGACAAACTATTTACACCAGAACATAGTGTAAAAATCTCCCGTAGTTGTTTCTCCAAGTGCATGGAAGATGCCAAATTTATGGTGCGTGATAACAATGCACTACTAGACTACAGCCAAAAATTACAAACTCTTGTAGAAGTAGCTTTTACATAA
- a CDS encoding ATP-binding sensor histidine kinase, translating to MINLSNYEILKLIYNGDKTTVYQAKSNEDGKLVVIKILNIDYPSLKDIAKLKYEYDLLKNLDIGGVIKAYSLEKYNNSFALILENFDSISIDSLIKEQQIELLDFLKIAIEITQAIGEVHQHHIIHKDIKPANILVHRQTHQIKIIDFSISSLLPKEKPKFSNPDSLEGTLTYISPEQTGRMNRSLDYRTDLYSLGVTFYEMLTGKLPFEVTDPMELIHCHIARQAVPVDQLKPEIPQVISAIVMKLLSKTAEERYQSAFGLQFDLENCLNQLENIAQISSFTIGQHDQSSQLQIPEKLYGREVEIATLLTAFEQVNQGQKELILVAGYSGIGKSALVNEIHKPIIQKKGYFITGKFEQFKRNIPYASLIQALQELIRQLLTESDVQLASWKDKLLKALAPNAQIIIDVIPEVELIIGKQPAVPQLAPNETQNRFNLFFQKFISILAKKEHPLVLFLDDLQWADLASLKLIQLLSTDTEIQNLLIIGAYRDNEVDSTHPLTLTLQEIEKTDVIVRTINCQPLKITDIYQLIIDTFKCELERAKPLAELIFNKTDGNPFFLTQVLKFIYQENLLLFNFSTSNWQWKIEQIQEIDITDNVIELMLSKIQKLRECTQNILKLAACIGNRFNLDVLSVINEKSHQNTALELWEALEYGLILPLDHTYKLPQFLEQIDDFVIDYKFLHDRVQQVAYGLIPDGRKKESHLKIGQLLLNNLDQSLKEEKIFDIVNHLNIGAELINSQVERYNLAQLNLIAGSKAKDSTAYESAVKFFNRGLEMLATDSWQTHYELTLNLYVETIEMEYLNTNFEQAETLFDVVIQHSKNILDTVKVYEKKIQSYVSQSRMREALDINLQVLEMLGVTLSQKPPTRLSIEEFANLPEMTDPRKLAAMRMLITAIPPAYFTEPTLHPLIVFTMIELCLKYGNSSLAAHAYVSYGLILIIIPKPLRDIELGYQFGKLSLHILEQFDTREIKPKSYAVFNMFVKHWKEHLKTSIEPLQEGFKLGIEAGDFEYASYSGLLFCMHQFFAGENLELLEQNQTPYISFTQKFKQDYFTFSLKIFRQTVSDFIQGVENEAYLEGEIFNNSMMPKLIGNNTATFYLYFGKIILYYFFKNYTQAVNHAHLAKQYEVGINGKIYIAQYNFYYSLALLALYMERSSDSGFEQENELEATLEKVVVNQEQLQEWAFYAPVNFQHKYDLVEAEKARVLGQTLVAMEYYDQAIRGANNNGYIQEEALAYERAAEFYLALGRNEFATLYIKKAHYGYTRWGAIAKVKDLESRYRELISPSSTTNKTHTTEATITVSATSSKTNNLDLITVIKASQALSEEILLDELIESLMQIVIENAGAETGYLILEKEGNLFIEAKKGVNRNEFKSHQIVGTNDQYLPVSLIKYVERTREYIVISNATSDGIFTTDPYIIKNQVKSILCMPIVHQGKLIGILYLENTLIVGAFTPNRLQVLKILSSQAAISLENARLYANLEEKVVERTQELNKNNRKLEETLSELKFTQTQLVQTEKMSSLGQMVAGVAHEINNPISFIAGNLTHIDEYVHDLLTLIKLYEEVYPHAVPKINEYMEKIQLDFLIEDIPKTLSSMRNGTQRISEIVLTLRNFSRLDESDLKLVNIHEGIDSTLVILKNRFQANGKSSAIEIIKNYADLPKVECYAGQLNQVFMNILANAIDALNNLNQEQRVASNNHQKTIIISTKIVTPNWVTISIKDNGKGMSATVKQKIFDPFFTTKPVGEGTGLGLSISYQIIVDKHHGKIECISELGEGAEFVIEIPLLQQKQYVNAVKQVI from the coding sequence ATGATTAATTTATCTAATTACGAAATTTTAAAGTTAATTTATAATGGAGATAAAACTACTGTTTATCAAGCCAAAAGCAACGAGGATGGTAAATTAGTAGTCATTAAAATCTTAAATATAGATTATCCTAGCCTCAAAGATATTGCTAAATTAAAATATGAATATGACCTCCTAAAAAATTTAGATATAGGAGGAGTCATAAAAGCTTACAGTCTGGAAAAATATAATAATAGTTTTGCGTTAATTTTGGAAAATTTTGATAGCATATCTATTGATAGTCTAATTAAAGAGCAGCAAATTGAATTACTTGATTTTCTAAAAATAGCAATCGAAATTACCCAAGCGATAGGCGAAGTTCATCAACATCATATTATTCATAAAGATATTAAACCAGCAAATATTCTTGTTCACAGGCAAACACATCAAATTAAAATTATTGATTTTTCTATTTCATCTCTTCTCCCTAAAGAAAAACCTAAATTTAGTAATCCTGATTCCCTAGAGGGAACCCTTACTTATATATCCCCAGAGCAAACAGGAAGGATGAATCGTTCGCTTGATTATCGTACCGATTTATATTCTTTGGGAGTGACTTTTTATGAGATGCTCACAGGGAAATTACCCTTTGAGGTAACTGATCCAATGGAATTAATACACTGTCATATTGCCAGACAGGCAGTACCAGTAGATCAGTTAAAGCCAGAAATTCCCCAGGTAATTTCTGCAATTGTCATGAAGTTACTTAGTAAGACGGCTGAAGAAAGATATCAAAGTGCTTTTGGACTCCAATTTGACCTAGAAAATTGTTTGAATCAGCTAGAAAATATTGCTCAGATATCTAGCTTTACAATTGGACAACATGATCAATCTAGCCAATTACAAATTCCAGAAAAACTTTATGGTAGAGAAGTAGAAATAGCAACTTTATTAACAGCCTTTGAACAAGTCAATCAAGGACAAAAGGAGTTGATTTTAGTTGCTGGTTATTCAGGAATTGGTAAGTCGGCTTTAGTCAATGAAATTCATAAGCCTATTATCCAAAAGAAAGGCTATTTTATTACAGGTAAATTTGAGCAATTTAAACGTAATATTCCTTATGCTTCTCTCATTCAAGCTTTGCAAGAATTGATTAGACAATTACTGACAGAAAGTGATGTACAGTTAGCATCTTGGAAAGACAAGTTATTAAAAGCATTGGCTCCTAATGCTCAGATTATTATTGATGTAATTCCGGAAGTAGAACTAATTATAGGGAAACAACCAGCAGTACCGCAACTAGCTCCAAATGAAACTCAAAATCGTTTCAACTTATTTTTTCAAAAGTTTATAAGTATCTTAGCCAAAAAAGAACATCCATTGGTTCTATTTTTAGATGATTTACAATGGGCAGATTTAGCTTCTCTCAAATTAATTCAACTATTATCTACAGATACAGAAATTCAAAATTTGTTAATAATTGGAGCCTACCGAGATAATGAAGTAGATAGTACTCATCCATTAACTTTGACTTTACAGGAAATTGAAAAAACTGATGTAATTGTCAGGACTATTAACTGTCAACCTTTAAAAATAACTGACATATACCAATTAATTATTGATACTTTTAAATGTGAATTAGAAAGAGCAAAGCCATTAGCAGAATTAATTTTTAATAAAACTGATGGAAATCCATTTTTCTTAACTCAGGTACTTAAGTTTATTTATCAAGAAAATCTACTTTTGTTTAATTTTAGTACAAGTAATTGGCAATGGAAAATTGAGCAAATCCAAGAAATAGATATTACTGATAATGTTATCGAGTTAATGCTCAGTAAAATTCAAAAATTACGGGAATGTACACAAAATATTCTCAAATTAGCTGCTTGTATTGGCAACCGATTTAATTTAGATGTACTTTCTGTTATTAACGAAAAATCTCATCAGAATACAGCCCTAGAATTGTGGGAAGCTCTTGAATATGGTCTAATTTTGCCACTAGATCATACTTATAAACTACCTCAATTTTTAGAGCAGATTGATGATTTTGTAATTGATTATAAATTTCTCCATGATAGAGTACAACAAGTAGCTTATGGATTGATTCCAGATGGAAGAAAAAAGGAATCTCACTTAAAAATTGGTCAATTACTTTTAAACAATTTAGACCAAAGCTTAAAAGAAGAAAAAATATTTGATATTGTTAATCACCTAAATATTGGTGCTGAATTAATTAATTCCCAAGTAGAAAGATATAATTTAGCTCAATTAAATCTCATAGCTGGAAGCAAAGCTAAAGATTCTACTGCTTATGAGTCTGCTGTTAAATTTTTTAACCGAGGTTTAGAAATGCTGGCAACTGATAGTTGGCAGACTCATTATGAATTGACACTAAATCTTTATGTAGAAACAATAGAGATGGAGTATTTAAATACAAATTTTGAGCAGGCAGAAACCCTGTTTGATGTTGTTATACAACATAGTAAGAATATTCTTGATACAGTTAAAGTATATGAGAAAAAAATTCAATCTTACGTTTCTCAAAGTAGGATGCGAGAAGCATTAGATATAAATTTACAAGTTCTAGAAATGCTCGGAGTTACTTTATCTCAAAAACCACCAACAAGATTGAGCATTGAGGAGTTTGCTAATCTGCCAGAAATGACTGACCCTAGAAAACTCGCTGCTATGAGAATGCTGATCACAGCAATACCTCCTGCATATTTTACAGAACCTACACTTCATCCATTGATTGTTTTTACAATGATTGAGCTTTGTCTCAAGTATGGAAATTCATCTTTAGCAGCACACGCTTATGTGTCCTATGGATTAATATTAATAATTATACCTAAACCTCTGCGGGATATTGAATTAGGATATCAGTTTGGTAAGTTATCTTTACATATTTTAGAACAATTTGATACTAGAGAAATAAAGCCTAAATCTTATGCAGTATTTAATATGTTTGTTAAACACTGGAAAGAGCATCTTAAAACATCAATAGAACCACTACAAGAGGGATTTAAACTTGGTATAGAAGCAGGAGATTTTGAATATGCAAGCTATAGTGGTTTACTATTTTGTATGCATCAGTTCTTTGCTGGAGAAAACTTAGAATTACTTGAGCAAAATCAGACTCCATATATAAGCTTTACACAAAAATTCAAGCAAGATTATTTTACATTTTCCCTGAAAATATTTAGGCAAACGGTTAGTGATTTTATCCAAGGAGTAGAAAATGAAGCCTATCTAGAGGGCGAAATTTTTAATAATTCGATGATGCCGAAGTTGATAGGAAATAACACAGCTACTTTTTATTTATATTTTGGTAAAATTATTCTTTATTATTTCTTTAAAAATTATACTCAAGCTGTTAATCATGCTCATTTAGCCAAACAATATGAAGTTGGAATTAATGGAAAAATTTACATAGCTCAATATAATTTTTACTATTCTCTAGCACTTCTTGCTCTCTATATGGAACGCAGTTCTGATTCAGGTTTTGAACAGGAGAATGAATTAGAAGCAACTTTAGAGAAAGTAGTAGTAAATCAAGAGCAATTACAGGAATGGGCATTTTATGCTCCAGTAAATTTTCAGCACAAGTATGACCTTGTAGAGGCCGAAAAGGCTAGAGTTTTGGGACAAACCCTAGTCGCAATGGAATATTATGATCAGGCTATTCGGGGTGCAAATAATAATGGATATATTCAAGAAGAGGCTCTAGCTTATGAACGCGCAGCAGAATTTTATCTCGCTTTGGGAAGAAATGAGTTTGCTACATTATACATAAAGAAGGCTCACTATGGTTATACGCGCTGGGGTGCGATCGCAAAAGTTAAAGATTTAGAGTCAAGATATCGAGAGTTAATTTCCCCATCATCCACAACAAATAAAACACATACAACAGAGGCAACAATTACTGTATCTGCAACTAGTTCTAAAACAAATAATCTGGATTTGATCACTGTTATTAAAGCGTCACAAGCATTATCTGAAGAAATTCTTTTGGATGAGTTAATCGAAAGTTTAATGCAAATTGTGATTGAAAATGCTGGCGCTGAAACCGGGTATTTGATTTTAGAAAAAGAAGGAAACTTATTTATAGAAGCTAAAAAAGGTGTTAACAGAAATGAGTTTAAATCTCATCAAATCGTTGGCACTAATGACCAGTATTTACCTGTATCTTTAATTAAATATGTGGAAAGAACTAGAGAATATATAGTGATTAGTAATGCTACTTCTGATGGAATATTTACAACTGATCCTTATATTATTAAAAATCAAGTTAAATCTATTCTATGTATGCCTATTGTTCATCAAGGTAAACTTATTGGTATTCTTTACCTGGAAAATACTTTGATTGTCGGAGCGTTCACACCTAACAGATTACAAGTATTAAAAATACTATCTTCTCAAGCAGCTATTTCTTTGGAAAATGCGCGACTCTATGCCAATTTAGAGGAAAAAGTGGTTGAAAGAACTCAGGAATTGAATAAAAATAATCGCAAATTAGAAGAAACGCTAAGTGAGCTTAAATTTACCCAAACCCAACTGGTTCAAACTGAAAAGATGTCTAGTTTAGGGCAAATGGTTGCAGGTGTTGCCCATGAAATCAATAACCCAATTAGCTTTATTGCTGGCAATTTAACTCACATTGATGAGTATGTACATGATCTACTGACTTTAATTAAACTTTATGAGGAAGTATATCCTCATGCTGTGCCAAAAATTAATGAATATATGGAAAAAATTCAACTTGATTTTCTCATAGAAGACATACCTAAAACTCTGTCTTCTATGAGAAACGGTACGCAGCGTATTAGTGAAATTGTGCTGACATTACGTAACTTTTCCCGACTTGATGAATCTGATCTGAAGCTTGTAAATATTCATGAGGGAATTGATAGTACTTTGGTAATTTTGAAAAATCGTTTCCAAGCTAATGGAAAGAGTTCTGCTATTGAAATTATTAAAAACTATGCTGATTTGCCTAAAGTTGAATGTTATGCAGGGCAATTAAATCAGGTATTTATGAATATTCTAGCTAATGCTATTGATGCTTTAAATAATTTAAATCAGGAACAGAGAGTAGCCAGTAATAATCATCAGAAAACTATTATAATCTCCACTAAAATAGTAACGCCTAATTGGGTAACTATATCTATTAAAGATAATGGTAAAGGGATGAGTGCAACTGTTAAACAAAAAATATTTGACCCATTTTTTACTACGAAACCAGTGGGAGAAGGTACTGGTTTAGGATTATCCATAAGTTATCAAATTATTGTGGATAAACATCATGGTAAGATTGAGTGCATTTCTGAGCTTGGAGAAGGAGCGGAGTTTGTAATTGAAATTCCTCTACTACAACAAAAGCAGTATGTAAATGCTGTCAAGCAAGTTATTTAA
- the petJ gene encoding cytochrome c6 PetJ produces MKKIISILLLGITIFTFAFSNPALAADAAAGKVVFTANCASCHAGGKNLVQADKSLKKEDLEKYGIYSAAGIVAQVTNGKNAMPAFKDRLKADQIENVAAYVLEQAEAGW; encoded by the coding sequence ATGAAAAAGATTATTTCTATATTACTGTTAGGCATCACCATCTTCACCTTTGCCTTCAGTAATCCCGCTTTAGCGGCTGATGCTGCTGCTGGAAAAGTAGTATTTACAGCTAATTGCGCTTCTTGTCACGCGGGTGGTAAGAATCTAGTTCAAGCTGACAAATCCTTGAAAAAGGAAGATTTGGAAAAGTATGGTATTTATTCAGCAGCAGGTATTGTTGCTCAAGTTACCAATGGTAAAAATGCTATGCCTGCCTTCAAAGATCGTTTAAAGGCAGATCAAATTGAAAATGTAGCTGCTTATGTACTTGAACAGGCAGAAGCTGGCTGGTAG
- the petJ gene encoding cytochrome c6 PetJ — protein MKKIISVLLLGIAILTFAFSSPALAADAAAGKAVFTANCASCHAGGKNLVNAAKSLKKADLVKYDMYSAEAIIAQVTKGKGAMPAFKGRLKPAQIENVAAYVLEQADKDWK, from the coding sequence ATGAAAAAGATTATTTCCGTATTACTGTTAGGCATCGCTATATTAACCTTTGCCTTCAGTAGTCCCGCTTTAGCGGCTGATGCTGCTGCTGGAAAAGCAGTGTTTACAGCTAATTGCGCTTCTTGTCATGCGGGTGGTAAAAATTTAGTTAATGCTGCGAAAAGCTTGAAGAAAGCAGATTTGGTAAAGTACGATATGTACTCAGCCGAAGCTATCATTGCTCAAGTTACTAAGGGTAAAGGTGCCATGCCTGCTTTTAAAGGTCGTTTAAAACCAGCCCAGATTGAAAACGTAGCTGCCTATGTACTGGAACAAGCTGATAAAGATTGGAAGTAA
- a CDS encoding tetratricopeptide repeat protein — MNFWRLIFSVMIIAFSLMFFTPGANSLSVANREITASELFKLGVNQMQQDNYQAAIKYLNLAIETQEEFIAAYKNRCLAYLQLQDYHQAIADCTQALNLAPDDSEAYLNRGLAQYRQGNYLHAMADYDQAIALEPDNFRAHYNQGIAFAGEGNHSEAIIAYNRALTQIDPNTTLLLADIYNDRGLAYFESQNLAAAMNDFNLAIDLNANDDRAYFNRGCISGRIGDNLGAMEDFSQVIRLKPSHALAYLNRGIANYNLGYYQRAIADLQQASAYFGKQGQEIAHQKTLDMLKIVQQEISFTQEIA; from the coding sequence ATGAATTTCTGGAGATTAATTTTCAGTGTAATGATTATAGCTTTTTCTTTGATGTTTTTTACTCCTGGTGCCAATTCATTATCTGTTGCTAATAGGGAAATTACAGCTAGTGAATTGTTTAAATTAGGTGTGAATCAAATGCAGCAAGATAATTACCAAGCTGCAATTAAGTATTTGAATTTGGCAATTGAAACCCAAGAAGAGTTTATAGCAGCCTACAAAAATCGCTGTTTGGCATATCTACAGCTACAAGATTACCATCAAGCGATCGCAGATTGCACCCAAGCACTAAACTTAGCACCTGATGACTCAGAGGCTTATCTCAACCGGGGACTAGCACAATACCGACAGGGTAATTATCTCCATGCTATGGCTGATTATGATCAAGCTATTGCGCTTGAACCTGATAATTTCCGCGCTCACTACAACCAAGGTATAGCTTTTGCTGGAGAAGGTAATCACTCTGAAGCCATAATTGCTTACAACCGAGCATTAACTCAAATCGATCCTAATACTACCCTACTGCTTGCAGATATATACAACGACAGAGGTTTAGCTTATTTTGAGTCGCAAAATTTAGCAGCAGCTATGAACGACTTTAATTTAGCAATTGATCTCAACGCTAACGATGATAGAGCTTACTTTAACCGGGGTTGTATTAGTGGACGCATTGGTGATAACTTGGGCGCAATGGAAGATTTTTCGCAAGTTATCAGGCTGAAACCTAGTCATGCGCTGGCTTACCTTAACCGAGGAATAGCGAACTATAACTTAGGATACTACCAAAGAGCGATCGCTGATTTACAACAAGCATCAGCATACTTTGGAAAGCAAGGACAGGAAATTGCCCACCAAAAAACCCTAGATATGCTGAAAATTGTACAACAAGAAATCTCATTCACACAAGAAATAGCTTAA
- a CDS encoding glutathione S-transferase family protein, whose amino-acid sequence MLELYQWELSQYSEKVRLILDYKGLEYRKIEVTPGIGQVELFRLTGQKQVPVLKDGHKYIVDSTAIAKYLDSEYPDRPLIPTNPKKRATALLLEDWADESIGVKGRKALFAAISQDQSFRKSLLPVSTPDIFKSMVEGVPADFLSVLGFGVGFSPDVISSAIASLKQDLEILTELLADSPYLLGDEPTIADLTVAGLSILLKFPEGPYLDLPESLRGKGLPILADNPDYEAFFTWRDRIYTQFRKPLSGKPPAAGSAPTSIQID is encoded by the coding sequence ATGCTGGAATTATATCAGTGGGAACTATCTCAATATTCGGAAAAAGTGCGTCTAATCCTTGATTATAAAGGGTTGGAGTATCGCAAAATTGAGGTTACACCAGGGATTGGACAAGTCGAACTGTTTCGTTTAACTGGCCAGAAACAAGTTCCTGTGTTGAAGGATGGTCACAAATATATTGTAGATTCTACAGCGATCGCTAAATATTTAGATTCTGAATATCCAGATCGTCCGCTGATACCGACTAATCCCAAAAAACGCGCCACCGCGTTATTGCTAGAAGATTGGGCTGATGAGTCTATAGGTGTTAAGGGTAGAAAAGCGCTATTTGCTGCTATTAGTCAAGATCAGAGTTTTCGTAAGTCTTTATTACCCGTCTCCACACCAGATATTTTTAAAAGCATGGTTGAAGGTGTCCCCGCTGATTTTCTCAGTGTGTTGGGTTTTGGGGTTGGTTTCAGTCCAGATGTAATTAGTTCGGCGATCGCTAGTCTAAAACAAGATTTGGAAATTTTGACAGAATTATTAGCAGATAGTCCCTATCTGTTGGGAGATGAACCAACCATTGCTGATTTAACAGTCGCTGGTTTGTCTATATTATTGAAGTTCCCAGAAGGGCCTTATTTGGATTTACCAGAATCCCTGAGAGGTAAAGGATTGCCCATCTTAGCGGATAATCCTGATTATGAAGCATTTTTCACTTGGCGCGATCGCATCTACACTCAATTTAGAAAACCTTTATCCGGTAAACCTCCCGCGGCTGGAAGCGCACCAACTTCAATTCAAATTGATTAG